The following nucleotide sequence is from Capra hircus breed San Clemente chromosome 16, ASM170441v1, whole genome shotgun sequence.
AAGGTGAGGTCCTCCACAGCAAGGTGACAGCAAGGAAGCCTGAGGTCCTCCCAGAACAGTCCACTAGGGGGCAGAAGTGCTCCACGGCTGCAAAGGGTCCAATGCGGTTGGAGACTCTGGCCAGTCCAGGAACAGggacatcttgattccagcgtgggAAGCCTTTCTTCACTGCAGGGTAATGGCTGGGCTTCTCCTACCCTCTAAAAGTTCAGCTGCCAAATTCAAATTCAGTGGAATTTTTCAACAAGGGATCCAAGTATATGGGATCCAGCTGTCTTCTCAAGGAGGCCCCCATCCCCCTTCCTTCCAGAATGTGGCTAAGGCCTCACTTGTCCATTGTCTGCAGGGCCTGGGCACATATTTTGGGGAGTGGGGGGACTCCTTAATGGGGAAAAATCCATTGGCCCAAGTGTTGGCTTCAGCACTTCAGTTCCTGGAAGGCCATTTGACCTGACAACACGGGTCACAGAACCACAACATACAACACAGACACGCAGACATAAGACCTGCTCTCAGCATCTCATGTCCACCCAGGACCTCAGCGGGCCCAGTACCAAAGCGGCTCTGAGGCTCCACTGGGACCTGGGACTTCAGGCACAGCAGGAGGGGGCATCGAGAGAAATAGGTACACCCCTTCGGGAGGCAAAAGAGGAAGGTCCAGGCTGAGGTAGGAGGAGATGGCTGCGGGGCCTCAATCATCTCCAGTTCCTGAAATTCCCTGATAGGAAAAGGTGTGGCCTTGAAGCCCCACACTAgacagtgggggaggggaagctggCACTGTGGGTAAACGGGAGTGAAGGTCAAAGGCAGAGGATGCAAACCCCGAGTCTGGCTTTGTTACACTGTGGCTTGTTTGTCTGTGccatggtgcttttttttttttattgccacAAGTTTAAACTGGAAGATTTCTGGTTAGAGGTCTGGCGTCTTAACCAGGTCATGACACTCATTCAAAAGGCTGCCTGCCCGGGCCCTCTGAGCATCCAGTTTTTAGCCCATGGTATGAGATGGAGATAGCAGGAGTCGGTTTGGGGGTGGTGCTGCCCAGGGTCCTGAGCTAACCTGGGGGACCCTTATAGGGGTCGCCACCCTCTCCCTGCATAGAACCATTTGACTTAATGGCACACGGCCACCCTCACTGGAACCATCCTGCAGTCTCCCATTCAGGCTAAAGGCCTGTCCTTTCtccactctctctctccactGATACACACAGCATCCTTCCTCCCTGACAAGAAGCCAGAGCGGAGTAGAGTCCAGGGAttaaaaaacaatattaataAAACCCCGAAACAACAAGGGCTCCAGAAGCCAAGACTGCAGAACCGGCTGGGGGGCAGCTCTCAGAGAGGCAAGGGCTCGTTCCCGGCTGCCCAGCACATTTGTGTCCGCCAGCCTTCCAAGTTAGACACACACCAAGACAGGACCCATCATAACTCTCCCCGCCTCATCCTTCTGCCTGCAGGTGAGAGGAAGGCTGAGGCTGTGCACAAAGGAATTTGGCCCAGAAACAGACAGagtcctgggggaggggaggggcggagAAGCCCCAGAGGTTGGGCCCCGCTCAGCGCTGGCACAGCCCGCAGCCAGCTGGGTTAGCTGGGCTTCATTCCCGCATCAGGCACACCGAGTGGCAGGGGCTTCTCCTCCAGGCCCCGCGGCAGAGTCTCTGGAGCCCCCGGCTGGGACTGAAAGGGGCGctcctccctggagaaggggacctGCTCCTCTTTCGGGGACTTGGGGGTGCTGGCGTCTGTGTCCCTCGTGGAGCTGGCCTGGGAGGGGCACTGCGAGCTGTGATCAGGGCTGCTGCAAACATTGACAATGCAGGTGACGTTGACCTGGGTCCCGTGGCCACCAGAAGATGCCTCTGCTAAACACAAGACAAGAGAGGGCAGTCGGTGGGGGATTCTTGGAGAGAGGAGTGTCTTCACAGCCTGTCTCCTATCCAAGAGGCAGATTCGGACACATGGGAAAGAGCACTGGGCCAGGAGCATAGGCCCCTGTGCCAGCCCAGCTTTGCTGTGTACTCTTGGACAAGCCGCTTGAACCtttgtgtgcctcagtttcttcatttgtcaaATAAGAATATCCTGCCCGATTTACCCCATAGACGGAAGGCGCCAACCACATAAGGCAAGTGAAGGTGTTTGAAGAACAAAACACACTCcccacaaagaatcagagattCTGAACTTGTGgtagcctggataggaggggactttgggggagaatgggcacACACAtttgtatggctgagccccttcactgttcacctgaaactatcatgacaTTGTGATACCCCAATAGAAGTGAAAAGTATCCATACTGATATACccctaatagaaaataaaaagtttaaaaaaaaaatttttttttaattcactgcccaaaaaaaagacttaaaaacaaaatcaaataaaaagcattaacgaaacaaaacaaaaaacaaaaaaatgcagcCCCAAAGAAGcaagggtggggatggggagctgAAATCACGGGGTGGAAGGAAATTTCCATACCGTGCCTTCATGGCACCCAAATGTCACCTAGCTCACCGTGGCCTTTGCATACCGTGAATGAGACACTGCGGGGGCAGATAGGGAAGCAGGAGGGGGCAGAGACCTGAGGTTTACCCGTTGCCACGTTGCCACGGTGGGGAGAGGTGCTGGGTGAGAGGGAGAGAAGTGGGGTGCAGAGGCCAGAGACTCAGGAGGGGAACGGAAGAGAGACAGAGGGTAGATGGGGTGGGCAGACAGAGACACAGGTCTCCAAAGAGGAAGCCACACCACACTGGGTATGGAAGAGGTGTCGCTAAGAATGCAGGAAGATGAATCTAAGAGGTGGGCAAAGACCAGGAGTTTATGTTTGGATCTCATTTATTCACTTGACAAACGTTTAGGGCCACTGGCTATGTTGCAGGCACTGACCCAGTCCTTCACTGGGGAGTTCTCAGGCTGCAGTGGGGGCACTGGTGAGACCTCACACTGATGAGGGTGGGCTATGATGGGAAATGTCCCCAAGTCAGGTGGCAGGGAGGGAAGGCTGTCGCAGTCCTGCCCAGGAGATGCCATGCTCACCTCTagaccaggaaactgaggctcagtgggtTAAGGAACCTGCTCAGAGTCTCACAGCACCAGAACTGCTGGGAAGGCATCTAGGAATGACCCAAGTTCACGGTCATTCCTTGACCTGCCAGCCAGAACTGCCAGGTGAGAGGGGGAGATGCAGGCCAGTGGGCTTGGCCTCTCAGTACAAAACATGCTCGAGGAAGCCCCAAGCTTTCTGCAGGACTCCACCCAGGGGCCTTGTCCAATGTGGGCACTGCCAATGCCCACCAGGGATGACAGTAGTCACAGACCAGGCCCAGGGCAAAATGCAGACTGTAAGCAGGGCCCAGTCCTGATGCCTCAGTCCCAAAGGGACCAGACAACAGGCATAGCAGGTGGAGACCAGGGGTATCATCTACTCATTCAGCCCAACCCTGTCCCCCAAGAGCCCAGGGGTGACTTCTGGCTCTTCTGTTTATTGGGTGTGCCCTTGAATAAGCTGTTtaatctctgggcctcagtttcctcatctaataGGATGAGGAAACACAATGTACTATATAGTAATAATATAACTATAATATATaataggggcttcccatgtggctcagtggtaaagaatctgcctgctaagctggagactcaggtttgatccctggatcaggaagatcccctggagaaggaaatgataacccattccagtaatcttgcttgggaaatcccatggacaggggagcctggcaggctacagttcatggggtggcagagagtcggacacgactgaagtggcttagcacataTAATATAATGACATATTAGAATGCAATATTAATATtatgtattaataaatatattatataccaTATATAGTAATATCATATAAAATACAATATAACACATAATATACAACAAATATAATTGAgacattataatattaatatagcaATTTGTGCtatatgctatatattatatatagcatTAATCTAGAATATTAATATAGTGATATAACCctcatataaatataatatctatatataatatcatatcattgttgttgttattgtttagtcactaagtcatgtccaattctttgtgaccccatagactatatataggccaccaggctcctctgtccatgggatttcccaggcaagaatacttggagtaagttgtcatttccttctccaggaggatcttcccaaccaagggattgaacctgtgtctcctgctttgcaggagggttctttaccactgagccacctgggaagccataatattatattatatgttatatataatatatcttaTATAACATTAATATAGAtcaatattttcttaatatatgatatgcaatatttatagaacatagcattgaaatataatattgttatatgccattttacatatttttgtattttataaaaagacTCCCTGCCTGGATACCAGGGACTCAGAGGACAATCTGAAATGGTTTAGAAGGAAGGGTGCTTCTTCTGTGTGTGGGAGAACACACAGAGCAAGGGTTGGAGGTACTTGGTGGACTCCAAAAACAGAAAGAAGCCTGTGGTTCAGTAGCACCTGAGAGGGTGGTGGaagggaggctggaggggagCCCAGGCTGGTGGTGCAGGGCATCCAGTGTCCTGCAGGGGCAGCCCAGGACTCATTGGCTCAGACAGAAACCAGGAAGAAAcatggcggggaggggggggggggcgcggggagTGAGAGGGGAGTGGCAGGTGGGGGGTGTGTGCCTGCAGGGGATGAAgccgggggcaggggcggggaagCTCCTGCCTCTTACCTGAGCTACTGCAGCTGGTCGGAGCCTCCCCCGACGTGCTGGCCTTTTCCACGCCTGGCGACTGCAGCTGGGACCTGGTGGGGGCCCTCTTGTCCGTGGTGCTGGTCGAGCTCTCCAGGGAACTGCTGCTGGAGCTTGGCGCCGTGGTCAGCAGGTGCTGTTGCTCAGGGCCTGGGGCACCTTGGGCCTTGTTGGCGGGCAGGTGTGGCTGCATGGGGAGGAGGGAGTTGGGGAACCCATCAGCTGGCTCCTCGCCCCCTCATCCCTCTCACCACCATTAGCACTTCACAGTTTACACGGCACTTCTGCACCTTCTCTCCATGCACAGCACTTTTACGACGTGTGATTCTCTGCGGCTTCTATGATTAACCTCTGGAGTGTGAGCCCTAGGAGGGCAGGGGCCACATGGCCCTGTTTACTGAACAGTCTGAGAGGTGAGGCAGGGTTCTCATCCTCATTTTGCATAAAGAAGCAGAGGCCCAGATAAGAAAAATGACTCTCCTAAGGTCATGGGGTGATGTGGCCCAGCCTAGCAGCCAAGGGCATGGAGCCTGGAACGAGACCATAAGTGTGCAAGCCATGACTCCATCACTGACTAGCTCTGCaaccttgaacaagttacttaacctctctgtgcctctggttttttttttttttctctagaaatgaaagaataataaAGCTACCTCCCAGGGTTATTGGGAAGATTAAATGACTGAAGTTTTGTAAAGCACTAACAACAGTGCCTGTTCCATATTAAGCACCCATCAAGGGTTTGTTAAATCAGAGctctgtacttccctggtggtccagtggttgagaatccacctgccaatgcacagaacacaggttcgatccctggtccaggaatattccacatgccacagagcatgccacaactactgaagcccacgtgcctagagcccatgctccacaataagagaagttACCAAAACAAGAAGCCAaagcaccacagccagagagcagcccctactctccggaactagagaaagcccatgcatacCAACGAAGACCAGCATAGTCGTAAAAAACATAAGGGCTTAGCAAACTACTGCCATGGGCCAAGTGTGGTCTGCTGCTGTTTCTGTACAGGCTGTGAGCTAAGaatactttttacatttttaaatggttgaaaaaatatttaaggaacaATATTTCATGATACAAAGTTACATGAAGTTCAAACACTGGTGTCCATAAATATAGTTTTCTTGGCACACAGCCATCTCCATTTGTTAATCTCATGTTTGTGGCTACTTTCCCACGCAATGTCAGAATTGAGAAGCGATAACAGAGGTCAGAGGATCAAAAAAGCCTACAATATTGACTGTCTggacctttacagaaaaagtctgcTGGCCCTCAATCCAGTGTAGACAGTCCTCTCATTTAGGGCTCTCAGTCTTGCAGTCTCAGTGACACTTTGCAGATTCTATTCCCCAAGCTGTTCTGTGATTCTccatctttttctcttaaaacacAAGTCACAACAACAAccataataaaatattagctGACACTTGAATCCATCcaatgccaagcactgtgctgaaGCCCTTCCAGACATTATCTATACAGCCCAATGTTATCCTTGCTTTGCAGATATAGAAGCcgaagcccagagaggttgagttacttgcccaaggtcacacagttaggaCATGGTGCATCTGGGCTAAAACCTACACCATTCTTGGGTGTTTGGGGTTCTGTCCCTGGAAGCTCAAGACAAGGTGCCCCATTTTCAGACACCTGTGCTAGAAATGTCACTCCGAGGTGGTTGGCTACCTGTCTACAACTGACCAGGTGCACAAGCCCTTGCCTTAGGGTTCTGGGCGATCACTGGattctagaaagaaaaagaccGAGGGGCCACATTCTCAACCCCTGTCCAGGATGAGAGGGTCCAGGGTAGACTGAGAACTGAGGTGAATGAGTGCTAGAAGGGTGCAGCCTGGCAGGGTCGGGGAGGTGAGGTCAGACAGAGGTGGAGAACACAGGAAGGACTCAGGTGCCAATCTCTGCAAGCCCCAGGCCCCCAGTCCCCCCCGAGCCCTGCATATCCGCAGGCCGGCTCGCAGACTCTCAGGCTGGGAGGATCCCTTGAAAGCAGTCCCCATGAGGCCACGGAGGCCCAGAATGGGTGAGTCCTTTCTTAGTATCCCACAGCGGGTCCATGGAAGGGGCAGGGGCAGCCCCTCTTGGTATACCACAGCCGCATGCTTCCGACTGAGTCCTGCCTCCCTGGCTCACCACCCTCGACTGTGGAGGAAGGGAGGGCATTTCAAGTTCATCCTGAACCTTTCTTTGCTCAGATGGTCTAACCTTGGTATTGGCCCCCACCCCTGACCCTGGTCTGAGCGTGGACAGGCAGGGGAGCAGGAACAGGAGAAGAAACATCCAAAGGTCATCCCTcacatcccccagagaaggggctTTTCAGCCTGCGTCCCGCCTTTCTGTTGGTGGTAAGGGCCAGGCAGAACAGAAACCCCCAAAGGTCacagcctgcctccctccccgcAAAGCCACGAGATGCAAAAGTTCAGGCAGGCTCTGAGTGGAGCGGATACATTCTGAGTCCTGGGTTGGCACCCCAGGGAGGTATGGGGGGGGTGGGTACTGAGGTGGGTCATTCAACAAACAGGATCCCAGTTAGCCTCCCCATCATGTCCCAGCCTGGCCCTACCATGGGTAGGAGCAGAGACCCTGGCAGAGCTGCTGGCTGTCCTGTGTCTGTCTGTATGTGTGAGAGTGTGTCCCTGAAGCTCCCGTGCCCATAAGTATAGGTGGGAAAATGTCTGAAGCATGCTCacatgtgtgtgtccatgtgtgggGAGCACGTGCGCATGACTGTGAGTGGTGCAACTAGCGTGTGTGCTGGAGGTGATGAAAAGAGGCACTCCTGGGTCTGTGTCTCAGGCCACTCATTTGCTATGTCaccttgggaaagttatttaacttctctgagcccgAGATTCCTGGGCTGTAAAATCGGGGCAATAACCACACTGCCTGGGTCACAGCACAGCTATGAGGCTAAGCAATGCTCAGTACTGTGCCTGGCCCATGCTTAGCACCTCATAAACATCACCCTCTTTATGAAACAAGAGCCTGTGGATGAGCATGTCTGTGGGGGTGATTGAGCTCATACATGTGGTTATGCTAGTCTTTTCTGAACAAAGGGAAGCTACTGTCTCACCATGCATTGGTGTTACCAGGAGGGGCAGGGCGGTGCTGAGTCACCATGCTCTCAACCCCACTGGTCTGGCCAGGAGAGTTACTACGTAGCTGTTAACAGGACCACTGCCAGGAGGCGGAGAAACGAGAGTGGAGTGCAGGCTGAGCACAGGGGTCAGGGCAGGGGTGCGAGCCCGGGGACTGAAGGGACTGAAGATCAGCCTCTAAGGGCGGTCCCTGCtggggacagggatgcctggaacAATTCTGAATGTCTGCTCTGGGCAAACAGGAGGGTGGGTAAATACAAGCCCTGCAGATTCAGAATGAGTTTCAAACCTGGGCTCTGCCAGTCAGCTAGTGGTCTAACCTCATGTGGATACCTGAAGCtccctgaatctcagtttcctcatctgtgaagtggggtgATGACATCCTGTACCTAACAGGGCTGTGTGTGAGGATGCAGAGCCTGGCCTGGGGCTTAGCCAGTGGGGTGCTGGAACCAGCCCAGACCTATGTGTGTTTCTTCCCAACTTTACATTCCGTAAGTAGCTTCCTGAAATCAGTCACAGTGGGAGTGTTTATAACATAGAAATGAGCAAACTCTATAAATCAGGGTTTGGGTCCTCCCCGACCCAGAGGGCCAATTACCAGCACACCCCTGGGCTCCACTGGCAATAGCACTCAACAAACAGCAGTGGAGTCGTTCACACTTGGTAAACACAAAACTGAGCAAACAGAAAGGGGAAGTGGGGGCCACACCTCAGGCAGCTTTATTGCATCAAAGATTGGGAAATAGTCAGTCCAGGAAAGATAAGTTGGCAGTTGGGTGCTGGGATGGAGCTTAGAGGGCATACTTATTCTATGGGCCACCAGGTCTCAGCTTccagagtcactgaactgaagctagaaaaaggagggcatggcattgGCACACTGGAGGAATGAGAAATGGTTTGTACCTCCAAACCAGCGTTTCtgtctggcttcccttgtggctcagctggaatccacctgcaatgtggaggacctggattgggaagatcacctggagaagggaagcaaatggctacctactccagtattctgccctggagaattccatggactatatagtctgtgggatcgcaaagagccagacatgactgagagattttcactttcactgtagggCATGTCAAAAAGCACTAGCCAGGAATCCAGAGATAtaatgctgtgtgaccttgggcaattcaGTTTCCCTCTCTGTACTTCTTTTCTTGTTGGGACAatcaggagatgaaaccagtttgGTCCTACCAAGTCCAAAACCCTGTGTAAACCTCAGGGCTGAGCTGTCCCCTAGCACAGTGGTTCCCAATGGAAGGTGTCTGTCCTCCAGGAAACATTttgcaatgtctggagacactttGGTTCTCACTCCTTGGAGGCAGTGCTACTGGGATCAAGTAGGGAGATGTCAATGATTTCACTGAAAAAGCTATAATACATAGGATAGCCCCTCGTGACAAAGAATTAGCAGGCAGGTTTGAGAAGCCCTGCCCCAGCAGGGCAGGGGACATGGAGGGAACTCCTGGAgtcttgtttcctcatctgtaaatttgGGTAAAAAACCtgccctagggacttccctggccgtccagtaaTTAatattctgtgctcccaatgcagggagcccaggttcaatccggtcagggaactggatcccacgtgctgcaacagaagatcttgcatgccacaacgaACACTACAGGCCACAACTGAAATCCAGCacatccaaaacaaacaaacaagcaaaaaaaaccaaacctgCCCTGTCTACCTGGCATGGGGTTGCAGTACACACCATGTACTGGCTCACCCTGCACCCATTTCCAAGCCCTCTCCCTAGTTCTCCTCCACCATAAAGGCTAGAAAAGCAAAACACCACCCtttccagcctcccttgcagctagaggTGGTCACGTGATACCATTTGGCCAATaagacaaaagaagaaatgtaCTCAGGGCTTCTAGGAAAGGGTCTGATTTCCTGTAAAATGCATCTGGctgtttcccttctttttcctgCCTCAGACTGGAGGTCACATATGCAGTGGTGATCACCATCTTATGACATAGGCCAAAGGCAAGAGAATAAAGGCCAACACACTAAAGATGGCAGAGTGTGGGGTCCTGTTGGCCTCACAGAAGGATGCAGCTGAATCATTCCAGCAATCACCAACACCCTGACAGAAAATACAGCCCTTTGAAGTCACCCTTAAGCTTTTGGTTACTTGCAGCCAAATGCCCTCCTGATGGAAAACTGATGAAATACAACGTCAGTGCTCTGTTTCTAGCAAAAATCCTGCACAGATCCTACTTcataaaaatgatcaaaagtGAGTTGCTTTGGTTGAAGTTGGGGGAGGCCCTGGGTCCAGTCCCCTAGCCTTGATCTCAATCTCAAAGatgactccctccccacccactgcCCCGGGCAGGACCCTATGTGGAATACTGGGGTACCCTAGCAcgcagtttgaaaaccactgtacAATGTGGAAGTGCTTTGTAAACATCTCGGAGATGCTGAGAATTGTTGCCAGCTGGGTGAAAGGCACAGTCCTACaagcagggctgagacactgtcCACACTTAATGGTGAGGAACCAGCCATGAGCAATTTCATGTCAGCCCAAGGTCACAGCGTGAGTCCATGACCACATGCTTGCCACTGACCCCACTTACCCTCCTATTCCCTGATGTGGCCTTTCACACTCAGTCATCTGGGCTCAACATTGcttcactcccctcccccacacccaccaTTCTTCAGCCTGCCCTGCTTTGTCCATACCACACCTGCTGCTCTGCGTGTCCTTTCCTTCCTGCACTCGTGTCTCCATCAAAATCTTGCCCAGCTCAGATGCCACCTTTATCAGCCCCCACAACAGACTCTGGCTGGTCTTTCTGCAGCCTCCTGGGGCTCTGCATCCTGCCTGAGGCTGGACAGACCAACCTAGAGAATTCACCACTTCCTATGGGACAACCTGGCCCAGCAGGAAGGATACCATGGAGGCAGAGGGGGCAGGCAGAGGGGCACTCACCACCTTGGCATCTCCTTGCAGGCAGAAGGGCTTCTCTgcagagaggagaaaagggaCCAGTCAGTAAGCAACTTCCTTAGATCACATCTTTTTTAACTAAGAGGTAGCATGGGACCCAAGCAAAAGCTTTCAGATTAGGCTCAGTCCTGGGAGAGCAATTACCTACCAGACAAGGTACACAGAAGCCCCCATACCCAACCCTCCAGCCGGCCTGACAttgctcccctctcctcccccacacCCACCATTCTTCAGCCTGCCCAACTTTGTCCATACGACACCCCACTGCTCTGCAAGCCCTTTCTTTCCTGCACTTATGTCTCCATCAAAATCTTGCCCAGTTCAGATGCCACCTGCTCCATAAGGGCTGAATCCCCCAGAATTCCTAGACAAGAATCTTGGACTCCCACCTCTTGGATATCCCTGATAGCATCTCACCTCTTACTAGAGAAGTTAGTGGAAATGCCCTCTGCCCCAGGCTCTAAGCTCCTAAGAACAGGGTGTACCAGACCCAGCTCTGTCTGACCCATAAAGCTGTGCCCAGTGCTGGACTCAGAGGAGACCCCCCAGAAAAACTTCCTGAACAAATGAGGGAATAAagagatgaaggaaggaaggatggaatcTTACTTTTTTTCTGGGTCATGATGACACAGTTCACGACGACTATCAGTAGCAGACCCAATGCTGTCACACCCACAATCAGTcctagaaggaaaagagaagttcAAAACAGCTGCAAAAAGtaaacttgggacttccctgggggtccagtggttaagaacctactTTGTAAAGCAGGGAATGAGGACTGGATCCccagttgggaaactaagatctcacatggctTGGAGCGACTAAGGCagcgtgccacaactagaaagcccAAAGGGTTGCCACTACGACccagtgcgtgtgtgctaagtcacttcagtggtgtccgactctgtgcaaccctatggactatagcctgccaggctcctctctccatgggattttccaggcaagaacactggagtggattgctatgcccttctccaggggatcttcctgatccacagaacaaaccagcatctcttatcttacgtctcttgcattggcaggtgggttctttactactagtgccacctgggaagccgcagccaaatcaatcaattaatttttttttaaggaaactcaaaTGTACCAGGTCAGTCAATGACCAAAGATGACTGGGGCTGTCGCAGGCAAGGGACAAGCCCAGGGCAGAGACTCTGAAATTTGatcacaaaacaaaccaaaatccaTGCACTAAAGAAAACATGCCTGTGGGCCACACCCAGCCTGAGGACCACGAGTTTGAGCCCTCTGGTACAGTCCAGAAGGGAAACCCACAACACAGCGACCTAGCTCAGCCCACTGTCAAAGCCTAGTGTTTCATCAGAAATGGCAACCAGAAGACCATCTCCACTTTGAGATAAAACAGGGACCCTATGTCTCTCCACCCAGGAATTCTTAGTGGCATCACTAAATCTTGGAAGAAAGCAAGTCTCAATGCTACCTGCATCCCAGGATGGAGCACAGGGTCCAGCCCATACAAGCTCTCAGCAAGACTcttaagagggcttcccaggtggcactagtggtaaagaacccggctgccaatgcaggagacataagagatgtgggttcaatccctgggtcgggaagatcccctggaggaggaaatggcaacccattccagtattcttgcctgggaaatcccacagtggagcttggcaggctatagcccttggggttgcaaagagtcagacacgactgaagcaacttagcacacatatgcTAAGACAGAAGGGAGGGAGCAAGGATAAATGGGACCTCTTGAGACTTACCAATAGGAAGAGAGATGTTCCCTCTGTTGGGCTGTTCCACTGGGGAACTTGGAGGACTTGGGACttttgggaggaggaggaaggtgcTTGGAGCTGTGCTGGGCCCCAGAGTCGGCTCCATGTGCTGGGATCTTGTGGTGGCTGGGCCCCGAGCCACCTTCCGGGTGGGCAGCACAGAGGTGCAGACCGCATCTGTCAATGCAGTACCAGGAATGGCCACGGAACTACAGCTGCGGGAGAAGGCGTGATTGAGACTGAATGACTCAGGGTAGCTGGGTTCACCCCTGGGAGCCAGGCTGACATG
It contains:
- the TNFRSF1B gene encoding tumor necrosis factor receptor superfamily member 1B; protein product: MAPTAFWAALAVGLQFWAAGRAVPAQAVFTPYIPEPGSSCRQQEFYNQKIQMCCSKCPPGYRVQSLCNTTSDTVCASCESSTYTQLWNLVTACFSCNSRCSSDQVETQACTTKQNRICTCKPGWYCTLGRQEGCRLCAALRKCAPGSGVVKPGTATTNVECASCGPGTFSDTTSYTDTCKPHRNCSSVAIPGTALTDAVCTSVLPTRKVARGPATTRSQHMEPTLGPSTAPSTFLLLPKVPSPPSSPVEQPNRGNISLPIGLIVGVTALGLLLIVVVNCVIMTQKKKKPFCLQGDAKVPHLPANKAQGAPGPEQQHLLTTAPSSSSSSLESSTSTTDKRAPTRSQLQSPGVEKASTSGEAPTSCSSSAEASSGGHGTQVNVTCIVNVCSSPDHSSQCPSQASSTRDTDASTPKSPKEEQVPFSREERPFQSQPGAPETLPRGLEEKPLPLGVPDAGMKPS